The Synechococcus sp. MVIR-18-1 region GGCCCTGCAGCACTCGAAGCCATCTTTGGCTCCATTGAGCCCTGGCACTTGCTGGATCCGACATTCGCATACCAAGAGCGCGTTGAGACCTGGGCATTCGCGCAGCTAGAAGAAAGCCCTGATGACCGGGACGCTCTCTGGAGCCTGGCCTTGATCAACGTTCTGCGCAACCGACCGAACAAGGCCGCTGACTGGTTTGAGCGCATCCAAAAAGTCGATGGAGAAGAGAGCTGGGCTCGTTCATACCGACTCGTCGTCTTGATCGCGAATTGGCAGACCTGCAAAGCATCGTGGTCGGCCTCCATTCAAATGGAAAACCTTCAATCCGGTCAGCAGCGAGACATCATCACGGCTCTGCGAGATCTTGCACGAACAGCATGCTTTGACCCTCGCGGGCCGATTGGACTGGTCTCCAGCCTCAATCCAGCCGTGACAACCATCATTGATTCAATCGAAGGTAGATCACGATAAAGAGACTCCTAAAACACCAAGCAACCATGAATGCAAAAGCCTTCAGACAACGCCACAAGCTCTTCATCATCACAACAGCAGCACTTGTCGGAGCTTCAGCACTCCACATTCTCAGCCTGATCGACGCAAGATCTTTATGGGCGGACGAACTAAGCACTATTTACAAATCGGCTGTTCTTAACGCACCGCACATGCTCAATTATCTGCGCACCGATGCACATCCGCCTCTTTACTATCTTTACCTTAAGTGTTGGTTTATTTTTTTTGAACCCAGCACAACAACACTAAGACTCGCCTCCTGGATTCCTTACCTAATTGGCGGCATTTTGATAACCATACAGACACTTCAGCTCGGCCGAAACGAATCAAATCGAAAGGCATGGATAGCGGCTTGCCTCGGAGCCCTCATAGCTTTCAGCTCTCCGATCGCTCTTCGTTTTTCAATTGAAGGTAAAGGCTACAGCCTCATGGTTATGCTGATCACCGCTGGGCTTCTCTGCAGACAGAACTATCTTGCGGGCAACAACAAGTTTCAATACAAGCAATTTTTCCTAGCAGGAACCTCTATTTTTTTGGGCTGTGCAGCACTAACTCATTACTACGGCTTATTTCTCATCCTTGGCTTTCTAATAGCAGATAGCACCTGGATCTTTGCCAAAAAAAATCTAAATCAAACGCCCAGGGTATACGTTGCAATCAGCGAAGCAGCAGCTTGCTTGCCTGCTGCAATCTGGGCACTGATCAATGTCTCACATCTCTCGAGCGGCAGAGGCATCGGCTGGATCGGGAGACCAGACTACGGATTATTTGAATCAACTTTAGCAAGTTTTATAGGCCCATTTCCAATACCTAAGATCGCCATACTGATAATTAGTCTCTACCTCTTGCAGCGAAAAAAATTAATTAGTTTCAACAAAAAGCCATTAGCGAACTCAAGGAAATATTCAACCACGGACCTAGCAGGCGTCCCTGGAGGACTTTTCATGGTTTTTGCAATAACAGCCATATCATTTCTACATCCAGTTGCTTATTCAAGGTATTTTGTCGTGCTTTTACCGATCATCGCCCCGTTCTCAGCGGTCTTGGTTTCACGAATTGAACCAAAAAATACAATTGCGTGGCTTGCCTTACTGAGCCTTTTAACGTCAATTTGGATTGTCGCCTGGAACGACACATTTAGCATTTTCAGAAATCAAGCCCTTGAATCAGGCTCAAATAAGACTACCAATTACAGGGCAATGTCAATACTGACCGCCAATGACATTAACCGCTTTACAGTCAATCGTCTTGGACATGCAAGAACTTCTGACTTGGTAGCAAAAATGGACAATCTTGTTGAAAATCAAACGCTTGAGCCTTGGGATTTCATCTCAGTGAATCACTCAAACAGCACGAAGCTTCTCCCCAACACCATGGTCGTTGCCGCCACAGGAAAATCAGAGATGAAAGCCCTTAAGCATGTAATCAGGTGGCTTAGCGCAAAAGAATTTGAATGCAAAAAAAGAACACACGAGTATGCTTATGTTGAAATTAACGACTGCTTGCGCTAATTTCCTCTAGACGGACAAGACAATGAGCATTAATCATCGCCAAGCTCTCTACAAATGAACCCATCAAAGCTCATGCAACAATGTAAACATGAGCAGGAAATATACGTTGCACAATACTCTTAAATACAAGAAAAGGGCAAGCCAATTATTGATCAACAAGATGCCTATGGCGAAGCACTTCCTCACATTTCAACGGACACATCATCAAAGCCATTGCCCCCACCAACTCGAGACACTCTTCAACTGCTCGATAAGCAAATATTTTTATTTCAAAAGTATCAATTGCTTGTGATGCTGCAATGCAGAACAGAAGTACAAGCACAAGGTCACCGACTCCATAGCTTGATAACGAATTAACTATTTCATGACGACTTTTTGCTGCCTTCATCCAAACAAATACTGTTAACATCACAAGAATACAGGCGACAACAATTGTCTCGACAGGATGATATGTAAAGTTTGTATTTGCAACATTTTTAATTAAATGCAGAAGGTCGTGAACGCCATCTATTGTGAGGCCATGGGATTTTGGCATCGGTACAGGCAATAAACGGCGACCAAAGCTAATCTCATCCAAAAAGCCAATAAGCCCAAGGGAGGCAAAAATTAAGAAAATTTTAGCCCTTTTGCTGCCCCTAAAATACAAAAATATTGACAAAAAAGTAGTTGCTAATAGTATCCCGGCTGTTAAATTTTCTATTTGACGATCTTCCCCCGAAAGAGCGATCAAAGAAACTGGGCTCACAGTCAACATGACTGCAAATAGCACCAAAACCAGAAGAGTGAATCCTATAAAAATGCGTTTAGCCTGAGATTTTGGAGACATTTTCCTCCATGTAGATTGGATTATCACTTAGTCTAGAATATCGTCTTTGCAGGGAGACATTGGAAAGAAAAGGATGTTTAAGAAAGATCGATCAAAAGAACGGATGCCATAAACCCCTATGAAGAAGCGGACCTAAACCAATACAAGATCAATGAGCTGTCGATGTATTGGGAAATCTGTTCGTAGAAAGGCACAGGTTTTGTGATGGCAGCTTGAGCAAGGAGATGATGTGTCCAATTACCACGATTGAAACTCAAGTCCGTGTCAGATGACAAGAAACATGAGCTGATCGATCCATCTCGAGATGGCCTTGGAGTAGATCAAGCGAAAAAACAGGTCTATCAATTTTATGGGACACTCAAAATCCTGTTACCAAGAATCTCCCTAACGCGGCAGTGACTGCTTCGAACCCAGGGATCGTCGCAGTGAGGTGAAGCAGTGCATCCAGAGACCCAAAGCCATCAGCAGCTCGATCGCCTCCTGATCATTGCGGATGCGATCGCCATGAGTAATCCATGAAACATCCCAGTAGAAATAAAATGTGGCAACAATCAGAAAATAAAGACTAAATCGACGCGCAGGGAAAGCCTCAATCGCCGGAAAAAATCGCCATCCCAGCCAACCCAGAAAAACTCCTGCAGCCATGAAGGACACATGCAGATAATTCTGAACACCCTCAAGATTATGCAAATTGGATTCGCTCTGGGAATTGATCTGCCGCAGATAATCAGAACCCAGACCTGTCAGCCTTTCTCCCCAGCTGATCTCCTCTCCGGCTACGTAGAAGCAGAACAAGGCCATCAGAAGCCACCAAATCCACTGCCTGGCAGCGCCCTTAGCCAACGAGCGAATGAAGCAAGTTGCGGCACAAACAGCCGCCCCTAAATACGCCGAAAACTGCAGCCATTCTGCCAATCCATCCTCACCTTTGCGCCAAAGATCAAACAGACCAAAGGGCAGAAAATACAAAATGCCGTATAACAGGAGCAGATAAACGAGAGGAAACAAATCAACCCTCGGTGCAAGATCCCCCCACGGAGTTTGAATCAGACGGGAAGGTTCATGCCCTGAAGTCTCGTTCATAATTTCAGAGTTAACAGGTCAAGACTACTACCGAGCCCCAAAGGAAGTAGCAATACACAACTAAAACGATGCCCCTAAGTGAGTAATTAAATTACTCACTTAGGGGCTCTCGCCGGGTCCGCTTTGTCGCGGAACCGAATGATCTAGGAATTAGATGCCGATATCAGCCGGCATTCTCCACGATCAGCAGACCCTGCATTGAATAACTTGGACTCATGGACACCTCCTTCCAAATGGATTGGTGAACGCCGGCGATGCATCCGAAAGACAAAAAGGAATTACCATTTTCAGCTTTCACATCACTGCGAACTGTACCCTTTCACTATAACGGAAACAAAGGCCAATCCGCACTACATATTTACTCAAAGCCGTGAGCCAGTCATGCGCCCCTTAGACGCGGGAGAAAGATAAAGAAATACACAATGAATAAAGATTCCTATCGCAGCTAAGCATTCTGCGATTTCCTGTTCCCTGGTATGCAAAAAAGAAACGTTAACACCAGATTTTTCGATCACAACACCCCAATACATAATAGCAGCAATCAGAAAATAGCTAAAGCAACAACTCAAAGGCAACACAACTCTGACTACATGACTTCTTTTTAAAAGAGATTCCCAGGGCTGGAAGTAACTGATTGCTGATAAAAAACTAAGGAGGGTGAAAACCAGTGAAAGAGTGAGCCATGTGTAATCATGAAAAAATGCCAGATTATGCATATTTGTCTCCTGCTGGCGATTCACAACATCAAATACCTCGGGCGTCCTCCAATTAAAAATCATTTGCCCCCAGCTCATCTCTTCCATCGAAGCCACAAACAAACAGATGGCAATAAATCGTGCAATAAGCTTTCCTCTCCAGGAGCTCCAATTAGAAACTGCCTTCCAAAGGAGAAAAGCGGAAAACAACAAAAAGATAAAGCTTAACCACTCAACAATACTTCCCTCTGTGATCCTACGGAGATAGGGTTTTACCTCTCCACTCTGTTCAATAGAAAAGCGATAGACCAAAAAGAAAGGCCAGACTAACAAGGGAAATAAAAACACTCTCAACTGATTTTTTTGCCTAGCGAAAGCACTTAAAAAAAAGTTTTTCGCCTTGCCATTAAATAAAGAAAAAACAAAAAACAAACCGACAACGCCTTGCAGTCCCTGTCCCAGAGAAAAGGTACCCACTGAAGACGTTGACCCAAACAACAAATTCACTAGTGAGACACCTATCAAAGATGCACCCATCAATCCCAAGGATGCCGCAAAAAAACGTGACAAAAATTCACGCCGGTCATTTGCCAATTGAATGTCACTATCAAGCACTAGCTTCTCGACCAATAGACATCACTTTTACCAAAAGACAGCGCAAACCTGAATTCAAAACAAAAAAACCTCTCAAAGAGAGGTTTTTAATTTAACTCACTTTGAACAAATTATCAAAGGGCGTTTCCACGGGGCAGAACCTCTTCAGGGAAGACGAAGTTTTCGTGCGGCTGGTCAGCCGGTGCCATCCAGGCACGCAGACCTTCATTCAGAAGAATGTTCTTCGTGTAGAAGGTTTCAAATTCAGGATCCTCAGCAGCGCGGATTTCCTGTGACACGAAGTCATAGGCACGCAAGTTGAGTGCAAGGCCGATGATGCCGATGGAACTGGTCCACAAGCCCATCACTGGCACAAACAGCATGAAGAAGTGCAGCCAACGCTTGTTGGAGAACGCAATTCCGAAGATTTGGCTCCAGAAACGGTTGGCGGTGACCATTGAATAGGTCTCTTCTTCTTGGGTGGGTTCGAACGCCTTAAAGGTGTTCGACTGTTCACCATCCTCAAAAAGGGTGTTTTCCACGGTTGCGCCGTGAATGGCGCAAAGCAGTGCGCCGCCAAGAATGCCGGCCACTCCCATCATGTGGAAGGGATTCAGAGTCCAGTTATGGAAGCCCTGGAGGAACAACAGGAAGCGGAAAATTGCAGCCACACCAAAGGAGGGTGCAAAGAACCAGCTGCTCTGTCCCAAGGGGTACATCAGGAAGACACTGACGAACACCGCAATCGGACCTGAGAAGGCGATGGCGTTGTAAGGACGAATGCCGACGAGACGAGCAATTTCAAACTGACGGAGCATGAAGCCGATCAGTGCAAAAGCGCCGTGGAGAGCAACGAAAGCCCAAAGGCCTCCAAGTTGTATCCAGCGGACAAAATCACCCTGGGCTTCTGGGCCCCAGAGCAACAGCAAGCTGTGACCCATCGCATCAGCGGGGGTGGACACAGCAGCGGTCAAGAAGTTGCAACCTTCGAGGTACGACGACGCAATGCCGTGGGTGTACCAGGAAGTTACAAATGTGGTTCCCGTTAACCAGCCACCAATCGAGAGGTAGGCCGTGGGAAGAAGAAGAATGCCGGACCAGCCGACAAAAACAAATCGGTCGCGTTTGAGCCAATCATCGAGGACGTCGAACCATCCCCGCTGCGGCATGCGACCTGCAGCGATCGTCATGAGGTTGCTTCATGAAGCTTTACATGCGGAGACTAATGGCTTCCGCTGTTTTTGCAGGGGCGACACAGCCGGACAGCCCATAGATGAGTGAAAATACCCAGGACTCCGTTTCGCGCTTCTGATGAGGAGAATGGAGCCACAACCATTTTCTTTAGCTGTGTACGTCGTCGAATTAGCTCTTCGCATGAGCCCGATGCCCATCTCTGTTCAACGCAAGGAATCGGGAGATGCCGAATCCGTCTATCAACAGGTTCGCCAAGCCCTTGAACAGGGACAGCCTCGATTGCTTGAAATGACCTGCGAAAAAGTAGAAGGCAAACGACTCAGCGTTCTTACGAGCGACGTTTTAGCTGTTCAGATCTATGAGAAGACGGCGGCATCCGGGGGAAGCAAACGCCCTGGCTTTTCACTCGACAGCTAACCGCTGTGGGCACGGACACCAACGAACGGATACTTCAATTTGAGAAGGTCAGTTTTTGCTGGCCCTGCGGGACCCGCGCTCTGGACCGCTGCAGCTTCAGCGTTCCAGGGCCAGGCCTATGGATGCTGGTAGGTAGCAATGGCAGTGGGAAAAGCACCCTATTTCGAATGATCGGCGGGTTGCTCCAACCTCAATCAGGACGAGTGGATTGCAATGTCCAAACGGCCTTGGTGTTTCAAAATCCCGATCATCAATTGCTGCTTCCAAGTTGCGGCAGCGACCTTCTGCTCAACCTTCCCCCCACACTTGCTCCTTCCCTGAAACGCAAGCGAATCGCCCACCTGCTGGAGCAGGTGGGCCTCGCCGGCATGGCTGGGAGGCAAATTCACACCTTGAGTGGGGGCCAAAAGCAGCGTTTAGCTATTGCTGGTGCTCTAGCCAGTGACGCAAAACTGATGCTGCTTGATGAACCGACAGCACTGTTGGACCCATCAAGCCAAAGCTCAGTCTTGGCAACGGTTCAACAGCTTTGTCACCGCTCGCTCAATCCACTCACAGCTCTTTGGATCACCCATCGACTAGATGAACTGGACCATGCTGACGGCGCAGCACTCATGAAAAAGGGCGCGATTGGTCCTTGGGAGAAAGGTCTCGCTTTGCGCCGCAAACTCAAGGCACTTGCCTAAGTCAGGGCCAGACAGTTAAGGTCTCCTGGTCTCAATCCTCGGTAGCTCAGCGGTAGAGCGGTCGACTGTTAATCGATTGGTCGCAGGTTCGAATCCCGCCCGGGGAGTTTCAAGCGAATGTCATCACCCTCAAGGTGGTGACTTTTTTTTGCCCTTAGCAGCACTATTTTTTCTCTAATCAGAAGAAAATCGCCGATAGAGGCCATTCAAATCAAAAGATTTCCTGTAGAGCCGCCCGAGCTGATCTCCGAGTTACTGCGCCAAATCCCAGTCAGGCAAACAATTGTCAGGGACATGCCAACCATGAAGGGAAGAACCTGAATTCTGCACAAACTGATTGATCTTGAGAGAATTACTCCTTAATGACGCGGCCCTACCTCGTCCACTTGTTTTTTTCGCCAGCACTTAGATGAAGCCTTCCATCCTGCTGATCGAAGACGACCGGGATATGAGCGAATTAGTAGGTGGGCACCTCGAGCACAGTGGTTTTGATGTTCAACGAGCCGACGACGGCATTAAGGGACAAGCGCTCGCACTGCAATACACCCCAGATTTAATTCTTCTGGATTTAATGCTCCCCAATGTGGATGGACTCACCCTTTGCCAACGACTGCGCCGAGATGAAAGGACAGCCTCCATTCCGATCCTGATGCTGACAGCTCTGGGCGGTACGAAAGACAAAGTGAGCGGATTCAACTCAGGCGCTGATGATTACCTCACAAAACCATTTGATCTCGAGGAGCTCCAAGCGCGAGTGAAAGCGCTACTGAGGCGTAGTGATAGAGCGCCTATTGGAACATCGGGTAACCATCACGAAATCCTTAGTTATGGACCTCTGACCTTGGTGCCCGAGCGCTTTGAAGCGATCTGGTTCGATCATCCGGTACGACTCACCCACTTGGAATTCGAGCTTCTGCATTGTTTGCTCCAGCGCCACGGCCAAACGGTTGCTCCCTCTCTCATCCTCAAAGAAGTGTGGGGTTATGAACCAGACGACGACATTGAAACGATTCGCGTTCACGTTCGTCACCTACGTACGAAATTAGAACCAGATCCACGCAAACCCCGTTTCATCAAAACGGTTTATGGAGCCGGCTATTGCCTTGAGCTGCCCACTGGATCTCAACTCGATGGACTTCAGGATGTCCTCGCTCAAGCGCGCCAAGATCGAGAGCAAAAAACTGAGGCAGCGAATCGGGCTACGGCCTGATTAATAACGATCAAAGTTCCATCAAATCCAGAAATGTGACTTCCCAAGCCAATCTGGGCTGCACAAACGAAAGCAATTGAACGCGTAGCCTCTCGAGTTTTCGGAGAACTCGCTCACTTTGTTGCAGCCTCCAAAGGTGCTGCTGCAGCCAATTGATGAGCCACAGCTGTTGCTCACCATCGAGAGCCTCAGTGAGATCACGGGCGAGCGCAAGGGCTTCGATCGGTTGGGTTGGCAAGGAATGCAAACGTCCGATCAGTTCGGGTGAAACACGTAACCACTGCCTGACATGGCCCAATAGCGCACCTGGAGAACCCCCAGCCATTGCAACCAACTCAGGCTGCATGAGCCCTTGCCTGACAGCCTCTTGATCGACATCAGCGGGCAAACGTTGGAGAACGGACTGCATATCTTCAGCACTGAGCTGGATCAAGCGAATCAGCTGACAGCGCGAACGAATGGTGGAGAGCAGCCGTTCGGGAGCCGCTGAGAGCAGGATCAACACTCCATGGCCTGGTTCCTCAAGAGTTTTGAGCAAAGCATTGGCAGCGGCTTCCGCCATCGCTTCCGGCTCCTCAAGCACCACAAGGCCACGCGACGACTCCAGCGGTTGCCGTGACAAGAAACGGCTGATGTCTCGAATCTGATCCAACCTCACGAGGGGAGGGGTTCGCCGACTGACGCCCGCCTCCTCAGCTTCAGAGCGGGAGATCAAACGCCCCTGGTGGCTGTAGCTGGGTTCGACCCAGAGGAGATCAGGGTGGTTGCGTTCTGCCAAGCGCCGCCGCTGGCGTTGATTGCACTGGCCCTCACTGATCACGCCTTCGAGGAAGCGCAGAACAGCCAGGCGACGGCCAACACCTTCTGGGCCAGCGAAAACATAGGCAGGAGCGAGGCGCCCTTGCATCAGGGCTGCCTTTAAAAGGGTCACAGCCAGAGGCTGGCCCACCAGATCAGCAAACAGATCTTGCTCTTCGAGCAACACGTCGCTCATCGCTGCCAAGACGCCGCTCGGGTAAGCAACGCGGTTTGAATCGCCTCAGCAACCTCCAAAAGCGGACGGTCAGCCATAACCGACACCCAGCCATGCGCCTTAGCCAAGTTAGAAAAACCATTGGAAACACGCTCTAAGAAAGCAAAACCTTCCGCTTCGATGCGGTCTTCCTCGCGACTACCGCGTCGCTGAACACTCAATGCCAAAGGGATATCAAGCCAAACCGTCACATCGGGGCTGAGCCCTCTCGTGGCAATGCGCTCGAGATCAGTGATGAGCTCCCGATCGAGACCTCGTCCGTATCCCTGATAAGCCATCGTCGATCCCGTGAAGCGATCACTGAGCACCCAATCACCCCTCTCCAAGGCAGGCTGAATGACTCGGTCTACGTGTTGGGCACGATCCGCTGCATACATCAACAACTCTGCTGTTGGACCCGGGTCAGCATCTTGAGGGGGGTGGAGCAGAAGCTCACGCAGGCTTTTTCCCAAGGCCGTTCCTCCCGGTTCTCGAGTCACAATCAGCTGAGACCCCGCGGGCATCAGTCCGCTCGTCGGGAGCCAACTGGACAGCTGCTGAAGCTGGCTGGTTTTTCCACAACCATCAATGCCCTCCAGCACCAGCAGTCGTCCCTTGCTCCTGGCCATGGTTAACGAAGCCGCAAGCTGAGGGCATTCAGCACAACAGACACCGAGCTAAACGCCATAAGCAGTGCTGCCAGGGGAGGTGACAACAAAAGACCAAATCCGGGCAAAAGCACACCAGCCGCAATCGGCAAGGCAATGAGGTTGTAACCAAAAGCCCAAATCAAATTCTGACGAATCTTGGACATCGTTCGCCTGGCCAAGCAAAGCGCCTCAGGCACAGCCTCAAGCCGATCTCCGAGCAGCACCAGATCGGCCGTGTCCTGAGCGATCTGAGTTCCTGTGCCGACTGCAATGCCGAGGTCTGCTGCCGCCAAAGCGGGGGCATCGTTGATTCCGTCACCCACCATCGCTACAGAACCCTGCTCTCGCAAAAGCTCAAGGCGTTCAAGTTTTTGATGCGGCAACAGTTGCCATGCCAAATCGGCGTCGGCGAAACCAAGCTCACGCCCCACCCGTTCAACGGTCTGGCGACGATCGCCACTCAACATGGCAACCGACTGACCCTGGTCTCGTAAGCGCTGGATGGCGAGCGATGCATCCGGGCGAAGTCGATCGTCAACAGTCACGAGGCCAAGCGGAGTCTCAGCCAAAGCAACAGCCACTAACGACTGCCCACGCTGCACAACCGAATCAAGCGCTTGTTGCTGTTGCTCCGTCCAGAACACACCTTGATCACGCAGCCATTCCGGTGAGCCAACACGCACCAGGCCATCCACGCCTTGCAACCGACCTTCCATCCCTGCACCAGGAGTGGTGCGGCTGGATTCAACCCCTAAAAGAGGCAACTGAAGCCTTTGTGCCTCCTGCAGCAACGCATGGGCGAGTGGATGCCGGCTCGTCTGTTCAAGGCTTGCCGCCAGCTGAAGCGCTTGAGGGGGATCCTCGCTGGCCAACACCGAATCAACCAGGGGCCGCCCGAGCGTGAGCGTGCCTGTTTTATCGAACACCATGCGCTGGACAGAGGCTGCTAACTCGATCACATCTCCACCTCGAAACAACCAGCCCTGCTTCGCTGCCAAACCTGAGGACACGGTGATCACGGTGGGAGTGGCCAATCCCAAAGCACAAGGGCAAGCCACAACAAGCACCGCAATGGAGAGTTGGAGAGCGAGACCAAGCGACGTCTCAGCTCCCGCACCAAGAGAGCCATGCAGACCATGCGCATGGCCGTGATCCATCAACGCGACAGGCACATCAAGGACATGAGGCCAAAGTCGACAACCGACCTGCCACCAAAACAGGAACGTGAGAATGGCAAAACTCACCACCGCATAACAAAACTGGCCTGCCACGCGATCGGCAAGACCCTGAATCGGTGCCTTCCTTGCTTGGGCCTGCTCCACCAAATCAATGATCCGAGCAAGAGCGGTTTCACGACCAATCCGCTGCACCTCAACGATCAAGGTGGCCTCAAGATTGAGGCTGCCTGAACTGAGCTCAGCGCCTGGAGAGGCATCCAAAGGCAAGGGTTCCCCAGTGAGGCTGGAAAGATCCACAGCCGAATGCCCTTCACGCACGATTCCGTCCACCGGGACGCGGTCGCCAGCCAGGAGCTGCACACACTCTCCTGGGCGCAGCGCCGAAACCGATACTTCACGGATCGTGCCATCGTCCATCAACAGTCGAGCACCATCTGGCTGGAGAGCCGCTAGGTCCTGCAGTGCTCGGCCCGTGCGACGGCGCGCCCGCTCTTCAAGAAAGCGTCCCAGCAACACAAAACCCAAGAGCATCACCGGCTCGTTAAAGAAGCAGGGCCAACCCACCTGAGGCCAAACCAAAGCGACCAAGCTGGCCAGGTAGGCACTTCCAACACCAAGGCTCACCAAGGTGTCCATCGTTGGCACCCCCATGCGAGCGGATCGCCAACCTGCGATCAGGATGGGTCGGCCCGGTCCCACCAAAGCAACAGTGGCCAAACCGGCATGAAAAGGAAGCGAACCAAGTGGTGGAACCTGGACAGTTCCGGCTTCAGCCAGGTGACCCACCACGGACAACACGAGCAGGACCAGCGCGACGATTAGCTGACGCCACTGCTGCCACCAACCCCAGCTGCGATCTGCCTCAACCGATGAACCAAATGCATCAGTCTCTCGAGGATGGGCACTAAAACCTCGCGCCGTTAAAGCCTCAACGACGCCAGCAAGATCAGCAACGGCATCTTCTTCAAAGCGAAGCCAAGCACTGCGAGTGACCAGATTCACGCTGGCTTCGCACACCCCGGGTTGATCCAGAAGCGTGCGCTCGACCGAACGCACGCAACCACCGCACTTCATGCCATCCACGTCTAAAAGCATCGTGGGGGACGACTTTGTGGCGTTAGCGGAATTTGTCACAACTGCAGAACGCATCAAGGAACGCTAGGCAGGGCTGCTGATTCCAGTCAGGATGGAGTCACACCTTTTTTGGCTTCCTGTGCCGCGCAGCAACCGAAACGACAATTTTATCGACAAAAGCTTCACGGTCATGGCCGATCTCATCGTGAAGCTACTGCCGATTAACGCCCGTGCCAAAGAAGCTTATGTGTATTACCGCGACGGGCTCTCAGCCCAGAACGACGGTGATTACGCGGAAGCCTTGGAAAACTACGAGGAAAGCCTGAAGCTGGAGGAGAACGCGATCGACAGGGGCGAAACCCTTAAAAACATTGCCATCATCTATATGAGCAATGGAGAAGAAGAGCGAGCGCTGGAGACCTACCAAAAGGCCTTGGAGGAGAACCCCAAGCAACCGTCATGCCTGAAAAACATGGGCCTGATTTATGAAAAACGCGGTCGCACGGCGGAAGAAGATGGTCGTCGTGATGATGCGGATGGCTGGTTT contains the following coding sequences:
- a CDS encoding pectate lyase: MNETSGHEPSRLIQTPWGDLAPRVDLFPLVYLLLLYGILYFLPFGLFDLWRKGEDGLAEWLQFSAYLGAAVCAATCFIRSLAKGAARQWIWWLLMALFCFYVAGEEISWGERLTGLGSDYLRQINSQSESNLHNLEGVQNYLHVSFMAAGVFLGWLGWRFFPAIEAFPARRFSLYFLIVATFYFYWDVSWITHGDRIRNDQEAIELLMALGLWMHCFTSLRRSLGSKQSLPR
- the psbD gene encoding photosystem II D2 protein (photosystem q(a) protein), whose product is MTIAAGRMPQRGWFDVLDDWLKRDRFVFVGWSGILLLPTAYLSIGGWLTGTTFVTSWYTHGIASSYLEGCNFLTAAVSTPADAMGHSLLLLWGPEAQGDFVRWIQLGGLWAFVALHGAFALIGFMLRQFEIARLVGIRPYNAIAFSGPIAVFVSVFLMYPLGQSSWFFAPSFGVAAIFRFLLFLQGFHNWTLNPFHMMGVAGILGGALLCAIHGATVENTLFEDGEQSNTFKAFEPTQEEETYSMVTANRFWSQIFGIAFSNKRWLHFFMLFVPVMGLWTSSIGIIGLALNLRAYDFVSQEIRAAEDPEFETFYTKNILLNEGLRAWMAPADQPHENFVFPEEVLPRGNAL
- a CDS encoding ABC transporter ATP-binding protein; amino-acid sequence: MGTDTNERILQFEKVSFCWPCGTRALDRCSFSVPGPGLWMLVGSNGSGKSTLFRMIGGLLQPQSGRVDCNVQTALVFQNPDHQLLLPSCGSDLLLNLPPTLAPSLKRKRIAHLLEQVGLAGMAGRQIHTLSGGQKQRLAIAGALASDAKLMLLDEPTALLDPSSQSSVLATVQQLCHRSLNPLTALWITHRLDELDHADGAALMKKGAIGPWEKGLALRRKLKALA
- a CDS encoding response regulator transcription factor; translation: MKPSILLIEDDRDMSELVGGHLEHSGFDVQRADDGIKGQALALQYTPDLILLDLMLPNVDGLTLCQRLRRDERTASIPILMLTALGGTKDKVSGFNSGADDYLTKPFDLEELQARVKALLRRSDRAPIGTSGNHHEILSYGPLTLVPERFEAIWFDHPVRLTHLEFELLHCLLQRHGQTVAPSLILKEVWGYEPDDDIETIRVHVRHLRTKLEPDPRKPRFIKTVYGAGYCLELPTGSQLDGLQDVLAQARQDREQKTEAANRATA
- a CDS encoding DNA polymerase III subunit delta'; translated protein: MSDVLLEEQDLFADLVGQPLAVTLLKAALMQGRLAPAYVFAGPEGVGRRLAVLRFLEGVISEGQCNQRQRRRLAERNHPDLLWVEPSYSHQGRLISRSEAEEAGVSRRTPPLVRLDQIRDISRFLSRQPLESSRGLVVLEEPEAMAEAAANALLKTLEEPGHGVLILLSAAPERLLSTIRSRCQLIRLIQLSAEDMQSVLQRLPADVDQEAVRQGLMQPELVAMAGGSPGALLGHVRQWLRVSPELIGRLHSLPTQPIEALALARDLTEALDGEQQLWLINWLQQHLWRLQQSERVLRKLERLRVQLLSFVQPRLAWEVTFLDLMEL
- the tmk gene encoding dTMP kinase gives rise to the protein MARSKGRLLVLEGIDGCGKTSQLQQLSSWLPTSGLMPAGSQLIVTREPGGTALGKSLRELLLHPPQDADPGPTAELLMYAADRAQHVDRVIQPALERGDWVLSDRFTGSTMAYQGYGRGLDRELITDLERIATRGLSPDVTVWLDIPLALSVQRRGSREEDRIEAEGFAFLERVSNGFSNLAKAHGWVSVMADRPLLEVAEAIQTALLTRAASWQR
- a CDS encoding cation-translocating P-type ATPase; protein product: MRSAVVTNSANATKSSPTMLLDVDGMKCGGCVRSVERTLLDQPGVCEASVNLVTRSAWLRFEEDAVADLAGVVEALTARGFSAHPRETDAFGSSVEADRSWGWWQQWRQLIVALVLLVLSVVGHLAEAGTVQVPPLGSLPFHAGLATVALVGPGRPILIAGWRSARMGVPTMDTLVSLGVGSAYLASLVALVWPQVGWPCFFNEPVMLLGFVLLGRFLEERARRRTGRALQDLAALQPDGARLLMDDGTIREVSVSALRPGECVQLLAGDRVPVDGIVREGHSAVDLSSLTGEPLPLDASPGAELSSGSLNLEATLIVEVQRIGRETALARIIDLVEQAQARKAPIQGLADRVAGQFCYAVVSFAILTFLFWWQVGCRLWPHVLDVPVALMDHGHAHGLHGSLGAGAETSLGLALQLSIAVLVVACPCALGLATPTVITVSSGLAAKQGWLFRGGDVIELAASVQRMVFDKTGTLTLGRPLVDSVLASEDPPQALQLAASLEQTSRHPLAHALLQEAQRLQLPLLGVESSRTTPGAGMEGRLQGVDGLVRVGSPEWLRDQGVFWTEQQQQALDSVVQRGQSLVAVALAETPLGLVTVDDRLRPDASLAIQRLRDQGQSVAMLSGDRRQTVERVGRELGFADADLAWQLLPHQKLERLELLREQGSVAMVGDGINDAPALAAADLGIAVGTGTQIAQDTADLVLLGDRLEAVPEALCLARRTMSKIRQNLIWAFGYNLIALPIAAGVLLPGFGLLLSPPLAALLMAFSSVSVVLNALSLRLR